In one window of Rhinopithecus roxellana isolate Shanxi Qingling chromosome 15, ASM756505v1, whole genome shotgun sequence DNA:
- the TMEM126B gene encoding complex I assembly factor TMEM126B, mitochondrial isoform X1, with amino-acid sequence MAVFGYEAGAKLRDSGVVPVGTEEAPKDVKMTASMHGQPSPSLEDAKLRRPMIIEIIEKNFDYLRKEMTPNIYQTTSFGTTAGFSGIFSNFLFRRCFKVKHDALKTYASLATLPFLSTVVTYKLLVIDPLYSENISKENCVFRSSLIGIVCGVFYPNSLAFTKNGRLATKYHTVPLPPKGRVLLHWMGLCQTPMKLMVIPLAFQIMFGILNGLHHYAIFEGTLEKTIHEE; translated from the exons ATGGCGGTGTTCGGGTATGAGGCTGGGGCCAAGCTGAGGGATTCAGGTGTGGTGCCGGTGGGAACTGAGGAAGCGCCCAAG gatgtCAAGATGACAGCATCTATGCATGGTCAACCCAGTCCTTCTCTAGAAGATGCAAAACTCAGAAGACCAATGATCATAGAaatcatagaaaaaaattttgactatcttagaaaagaaat gaCACCAAATATATATCAAACGACGTCATTTGGAACAACAGCTGGTTTCTCTGGAATATTCTCAAACTTCCTGTTCAGACGCTGCTTTAAGGTTAAACACGATGCTTTGAAAACATATGCATCATTGGCTACACTTCCATTTTTGTCTACTGTAGTTACTTACAAGCTTCTTGTAATTGATCCTTTGTATTCAG aaaatatAAGCAAGGAAAACTGTGTTTTCAGAAGTTCACTGATCGGCATAGTTTGTGGTGTTTTCTATCCCAATTCTTTGGCTTTTACTAAAAATGGACGTCTGGCAACCAA gtatCATACCGTTCCACTGCCACCAAAAGGAAGGGTTTTACTCCATTGGATGGGGCTTTGTCAAACACCAATGAAATTAATGGTGATTCCTCTAGCCTTTCAGATTATGTTTGGAATATTAAATGGTCTACACCATTATGCAATATTTGAAGGGACACTTGAGAAAACTATACATGAAGAGTAA
- the TMEM126B gene encoding complex I assembly factor TMEM126B, mitochondrial isoform X2, producing the protein MTASMHGQPSPSLEDAKLRRPMIIEIIEKNFDYLRKEMTPNIYQTTSFGTTAGFSGIFSNFLFRRCFKVKHDALKTYASLATLPFLSTVVTYKLLVIDPLYSENISKENCVFRSSLIGIVCGVFYPNSLAFTKNGRLATKYHTVPLPPKGRVLLHWMGLCQTPMKLMVIPLAFQIMFGILNGLHHYAIFEGTLEKTIHEE; encoded by the exons ATGACAGCATCTATGCATGGTCAACCCAGTCCTTCTCTAGAAGATGCAAAACTCAGAAGACCAATGATCATAGAaatcatagaaaaaaattttgactatcttagaaaagaaat gaCACCAAATATATATCAAACGACGTCATTTGGAACAACAGCTGGTTTCTCTGGAATATTCTCAAACTTCCTGTTCAGACGCTGCTTTAAGGTTAAACACGATGCTTTGAAAACATATGCATCATTGGCTACACTTCCATTTTTGTCTACTGTAGTTACTTACAAGCTTCTTGTAATTGATCCTTTGTATTCAG aaaatatAAGCAAGGAAAACTGTGTTTTCAGAAGTTCACTGATCGGCATAGTTTGTGGTGTTTTCTATCCCAATTCTTTGGCTTTTACTAAAAATGGACGTCTGGCAACCAA gtatCATACCGTTCCACTGCCACCAAAAGGAAGGGTTTTACTCCATTGGATGGGGCTTTGTCAAACACCAATGAAATTAATGGTGATTCCTCTAGCCTTTCAGATTATGTTTGGAATATTAAATGGTCTACACCATTATGCAATATTTGAAGGGACACTTGAGAAAACTATACATGAAGAGTAA